The Priestia koreensis genome window below encodes:
- a CDS encoding S1 family peptidase — protein sequence MKKVYLSLLLSVILVLSIFTAWGQVDAQSEKEFEQQVSEVSSETINNENEVIEGAEKQNELKEDLNRELQKEGVNIDNISAEGDYYYNDNQQIVVLLKDNNKLSNVPAKLKEINDKPNKDKILKIKEKVEKLNKGNITPNSKSRTIPSYIVKNVNFSYDELYQMYDSFFKDNNDILFSKSTTLIIKPETNKLEIKTSNLSKSDTNKLLNRYPNALDILVNPEYTVNTEYAAAKARKDDWNSLGAGLAITSGDTLCSTAGVAYKGNKYFLITAGHCTQKIGDMWSQFFFYDVGHAHLDARASDYDLGLISIDPVDIHLTIPGGRYASNGLYMNGAEASAGGYDSHFSGTARPKKGQKVCKTGWTTGNTCGKIIDADSTDGFFGERQIVVDVIPGKGTYTGDYLLGKGDSGGALFDPVNHTLIGITSKFIKEGTYGPDSAPVGRRGYFTPFTEVALKYNLYLYTNNARTLIPL from the coding sequence TTGAAGAAAGTATACTTAAGTTTATTATTAAGTGTGATCCTTGTTTTATCAATTTTTACAGCATGGGGACAAGTGGATGCACAATCAGAAAAGGAATTTGAGCAACAAGTAAGTGAAGTGTCATCTGAAACAATTAATAACGAGAATGAAGTAATTGAAGGAGCGGAAAAGCAAAATGAATTAAAAGAAGACCTTAACAGAGAACTTCAAAAGGAAGGTGTTAATATTGATAACATTTCTGCCGAGGGTGATTATTATTATAATGATAATCAACAAATTGTTGTTCTTCTAAAAGATAATAATAAGTTAAGTAATGTGCCAGCTAAACTAAAAGAGATAAATGATAAGCCTAATAAAGATAAGATTTTAAAGATTAAAGAGAAAGTAGAAAAATTAAACAAAGGCAATATAACTCCTAATAGTAAATCCCGAACAATCCCTTCGTATATTGTTAAAAATGTAAATTTTTCCTACGATGAATTATACCAAATGTATGATAGCTTCTTTAAAGATAATAACGATATTTTATTTAGTAAATCTACAACTCTCATAATTAAACCAGAAACCAATAAGCTCGAAATTAAAACCTCAAATTTGTCAAAATCCGATACTAATAAACTATTAAATAGATATCCAAATGCTTTAGATATCTTAGTCAATCCTGAATATACGGTAAATACTGAGTATGCTGCAGCCAAGGCTAGAAAAGATGACTGGAACAGTTTAGGCGCTGGATTAGCAATAACTTCAGGAGATACATTGTGCTCCACGGCGGGGGTTGCCTACAAAGGTAACAAATATTTCTTAATAACGGCTGGACATTGCACTCAAAAAATTGGGGATATGTGGTCTCAATTCTTCTTTTATGATGTTGGTCATGCACATTTAGATGCTAGGGCTTCAGACTACGATCTAGGCTTAATATCAATTGATCCTGTAGATATTCATTTGACCATTCCTGGGGGGAGATATGCGTCAAACGGTTTGTACATGAATGGAGCTGAAGCGTCAGCAGGAGGGTATGATTCTCATTTTTCGGGAACTGCACGTCCAAAGAAGGGTCAAAAAGTGTGCAAAACAGGATGGACTACGGGAAATACGTGTGGCAAGATAATAGATGCGGATTCTACCGATGGTTTTTTTGGTGAGAGACAAATAGTGGTGGATGTAATTCCAGGAAAAGGAACATACACAGGGGATTACCTTTTAGGGAAAGGTGATAGTGGTGGCGCGCTATTTGATCCAGTAAATCACACATTGATAGGAATTACTTCTAAATTTATAAAAGAAGGTACTTATGGTCCAGATTCTGCACCCGTAGGAAGAAGGGGCTATTTCACTCCCTTTACAGAAGTAGCTTTAAAATATAATTTATATTTGTATACCAATAATGCACGAACATTAATCCCCCTTTAA
- a CDS encoding immunoglobulin-like domain-containing protein: protein MHKLKLFFGLSIICVAMLTGCQQSANGRLDEKSDQQSIPSSMDNVSIKMKKSIYSVSSDHIGVTIKNNSNEVIIANNQAHFEQNIKGTWYNVPLEEPKKQTAEGHILPPKSSNDQQYSFKYVTTSLTAGKYRVVFSYAYDNKKYKVAAPFKLVK from the coding sequence ATGCATAAATTAAAACTTTTTTTTGGTTTAAGTATCATATGTGTGGCGATGTTAACAGGATGCCAACAATCCGCTAATGGAAGGTTAGATGAAAAATCTGATCAACAGTCTATTCCTTCATCAATGGATAATGTTTCAATAAAAATGAAAAAAAGCATATATTCAGTGTCAAGTGATCATATCGGTGTTACCATTAAGAACAACAGTAATGAGGTTATTATTGCTAATAATCAAGCACATTTTGAACAAAATATAAAAGGAACTTGGTATAACGTTCCTCTTGAAGAGCCTAAAAAGCAAACCGCTGAGGGACACATTTTACCACCTAAAAGTAGTAATGATCAACAGTACTCCTTTAAGTATGTTACAACTAGTCTAACTGCAGGTAAATATCGCGTAGTATTTAGTTATGCTTATGACAATAAAAAGTATAAAGTAGCTGCTCCGTTTAAGTTAGTTAAGTAA
- a CDS encoding ImmA/IrrE family metallo-endopeptidase has protein sequence MPELTFHDLPLLLTENEKIKYDIHAEVNRYKENTHPRGWEILEGIRIYLEDEHFLIEAPIQDDSFGGFIRSTNTSKFICYINTNQPRIYQHFTLAHELYHVITRQGISEAIHMVKAGLDDDLDERKADYFASVLLMEENTVRSFYKNLKDEEEFIKIIKAVFRFKVPFKAVLIRLYELNLLKWETLEELFDQKVDLKEAFQDLGLDPSVIEKSNVVVFNRLHSLMKKNGLPPAADDANQKMLEDVKAYFSRIRKDEE, from the coding sequence ATGCCGGAGTTAACGTTTCATGATTTACCCTTATTATTAACGGAGAACGAAAAAATTAAATACGATATTCATGCAGAAGTAAACCGATACAAAGAGAATACACATCCTAGAGGCTGGGAGATTCTTGAGGGAATACGCATTTATTTAGAAGACGAGCACTTTCTCATTGAAGCACCGATTCAAGACGATTCATTTGGTGGTTTTATTCGTTCAACAAATACCTCAAAGTTCATTTGCTATATTAATACCAACCAACCTCGTATCTATCAGCACTTTACACTAGCGCACGAACTGTATCACGTGATCACGCGCCAAGGAATTAGCGAAGCCATTCATATGGTCAAAGCAGGGCTCGATGATGATTTAGATGAACGAAAAGCAGATTATTTTGCTTCTGTTTTATTAATGGAAGAAAATACGGTGCGCAGCTTCTACAAAAATTTAAAAGATGAAGAAGAATTTATTAAAATTATAAAGGCTGTGTTTCGTTTTAAGGTGCCATTTAAAGCGGTCTTAATTCGCTTATACGAGTTGAATCTATTGAAGTGGGAAACGCTTGAGGAACTGTTTGATCAAAAGGTTGACCTGAAAGAAGCATTTCAGGATTTAGGATTAGATCCATCCGTCATTGAAAAGAGCAACGTCGTGGTGTTTAACCGCCTACATTCCCTAATGAAGAAAAATGGACTCCCGCCAGCAGCGGATGACGCGAATCAAAAGATGCTTGAAGACGTGAAAGCCTATTTTTCACGTATCCGGAAAGATGAGGAATAA
- a CDS encoding helix-turn-helix domain-containing protein, producing MKNHEHQPPIDQYTLENINKFIEQEGFKVARLAKRLDMSVQNVYAYLRNERKGILEFSKQLATVLGYDETYFMKENFTLPYNEEHVRQVAFSAGKNLSSEAQEGFKHLLKICDLYEVYSLEV from the coding sequence GTGAAGAACCATGAACATCAACCACCCATCGATCAATACACATTAGAAAACATTAACAAGTTTATTGAACAGGAAGGATTTAAAGTAGCTCGATTAGCAAAACGGCTGGATATGTCGGTACAAAACGTCTATGCGTACCTTCGAAATGAACGAAAAGGCATATTAGAATTCTCAAAACAGCTGGCCACGGTTTTAGGGTATGACGAAACGTATTTTATGAAGGAAAACTTTACACTTCCTTATAATGAAGAACACGTTCGCCAAGTGGCCTTTTCTGCAGGGAAAAACCTTTCAAGTGAAGCACAAGAGGGATTCAAGCATTTATTGAAGATTTGCGACCTCTACGAAGTCTATAGTCTGGAGGTGTAA
- a CDS encoding T7SS effector LXG polymorphic toxin gives MGKVYEAHTLLYAAREREEAYKSLYGQLKVLKKALHSVATLDDDFKGKGADKIKHFYQAHVDIVTHWKSLVSSHQAYFESVADYVEQAKLEGDLFIDVSFLEHDLAVGNHHSLQMITQQKEELATILHRIDDIMHLTPFSEKAFEKDIEAAEKKRMAAIHAVEGLDDQLSSEYKMLAIFFESVQSSISRLQEMTSSGSPAYQLSFDAKAYQNSDAYKAQKEIDQMASGYVQDKKEQKQRINDQKAAIKAEKQRKMQANKPWYEKAGDLAGEFSGYYDYKRAVDGVDPVTNTKLSAMKRTASGAMAAAGFIPFVGWAGRAIKGGNVAYKATKGIHVAQHSLALYQTPKSFKVLQETEKGIYGFLLSNGMYEYTMGKDVLGNKLTDEERQASLFQSTTGLLGVGITVKGAAGIADDLNQATDMARSLKQKGQYKVNELLFNNAGLAPQRALAFAEQGRSINTLSNQYREDVSAELYHSTMMLMSRSNGSQRPITGHTVEHVFHGQINGIGKAVGYHHESMMGGGEILNMLAPPDSRGIYKAKVAVKGKRKDAPSTFFPKDWNRVQVLNAINEAYENKRVIRPRDRFYEGTTSEGIRIQMYLNRYGKIKTAFPIRETRGR, from the coding sequence ATGGGTAAAGTATACGAAGCGCATACGCTTTTGTACGCTGCTAGGGAGCGTGAAGAAGCGTATAAATCGTTGTATGGACAGCTCAAAGTGTTGAAAAAGGCTCTTCATTCTGTAGCCACACTCGATGATGATTTTAAGGGAAAAGGAGCGGATAAGATCAAGCATTTTTACCAAGCACACGTTGATATCGTCACGCATTGGAAAAGTCTTGTTTCATCGCATCAAGCTTATTTTGAGAGTGTTGCAGACTATGTAGAGCAAGCTAAGCTTGAAGGAGACCTTTTTATTGATGTCTCGTTTTTAGAGCACGATTTAGCTGTAGGCAATCATCACTCGCTACAGATGATTACACAGCAAAAAGAAGAGTTAGCAACGATTTTACATAGAATTGACGACATTATGCATCTTACGCCTTTTTCAGAAAAAGCATTTGAAAAAGACATAGAGGCGGCTGAAAAGAAACGAATGGCCGCGATTCATGCCGTGGAGGGATTAGACGATCAGCTTTCAAGTGAGTATAAGATGTTAGCCATCTTTTTTGAGTCTGTTCAATCCAGCATAAGTCGTTTGCAAGAAATGACGTCGAGTGGAAGTCCGGCTTATCAACTCTCTTTTGATGCAAAAGCGTATCAAAATAGCGATGCATATAAAGCGCAAAAAGAAATTGATCAAATGGCTTCTGGTTACGTTCAAGATAAAAAAGAACAAAAGCAACGAATTAACGATCAAAAAGCCGCCATCAAAGCTGAAAAACAGCGGAAAATGCAAGCCAACAAACCGTGGTATGAAAAGGCGGGCGATTTAGCGGGCGAATTTAGTGGTTATTATGATTATAAGCGGGCAGTAGATGGAGTAGATCCTGTTACCAATACAAAGCTTTCGGCCATGAAACGAACCGCATCTGGAGCGATGGCAGCCGCTGGGTTTATCCCATTCGTAGGCTGGGCAGGACGAGCGATAAAGGGAGGCAATGTTGCCTATAAAGCGACTAAAGGAATTCATGTAGCCCAGCATTCATTGGCTCTTTATCAAACTCCGAAATCATTTAAAGTTCTGCAAGAGACCGAAAAAGGCATCTATGGCTTTTTATTGTCCAATGGCATGTACGAATATACGATGGGCAAAGACGTACTGGGGAACAAGCTGACGGACGAAGAACGACAAGCCAGCTTATTTCAATCAACAACCGGTCTGTTAGGAGTAGGGATTACCGTTAAGGGTGCAGCAGGCATCGCAGATGATCTTAATCAAGCAACGGATATGGCTCGCTCGTTAAAACAGAAAGGTCAGTATAAGGTTAACGAGCTTTTGTTTAACAACGCAGGATTAGCTCCTCAACGTGCGCTTGCCTTTGCGGAACAAGGAAGAAGTATCAATACCCTAAGTAATCAATACCGTGAAGATGTTTCCGCTGAGCTCTACCACTCTACGATGATGTTAATGTCTAGAAGCAACGGATCTCAAAGACCTATTACGGGCCATACGGTAGAACACGTTTTTCATGGGCAGATCAATGGAATTGGGAAGGCAGTAGGTTATCATCACGAAAGTATGATGGGCGGCGGTGAAATCTTAAATATGCTCGCTCCGCCAGATAGTAGAGGAATCTATAAGGCAAAAGTTGCTGTAAAGGGGAAAAGAAAAGATGCTCCATCAACTTTTTTCCCAAAGGATTGGAATCGAGTTCAGGTTCTAAACGCGATTAATGAGGCGTACGAAAATAAGCGAGTGATTAGACCTAGGGACCGATTTTATGAAGGTACTACTTCTGAAGGAATAAGAATTCAAATGTATCTAAATCGATATGGAAAAATAAAGACGGCTTTTCCAATAAGAGAAACGAGAGGAAGATAA
- a CDS encoding DUF2933 domain-containing protein, producing the protein MIFLLFLVCPYLHLFMHKTI; encoded by the coding sequence ATGATTTTCTTGTTATTTTTAGTCTGTCCATATTTGCATTTGTTTATGCACAAAACTATCTAG
- a CDS encoding RES domain-containing protein, with protein MNCCYKCFDEIEIQEFIKSISEIGDCDFCGNENIDICKAEELGMFIRKGFSRAYEHVEGFSGAMWDSEEGKYIGGMGEEAGESVFDILYWTEMIFSELHDSDSAATLLEHLIDESGPTDREKIHGDYDPLVDIYSPSFVTINDLYKSEVTEEFYAWKKFKHTCKYYNRYFDLGNENSSRMNLLNSLKRIFELKSETIDKNQKLFRARKIEQTLIESENINWYKELGPAPAKYAANNRMSPSGISYTYLADNVQTTIQEIRAENEDKIILGEFRTKHELRILDLSKKVIIPKLSIFNEEYSHNDNWLEDFILDFTEEISIPISNKEKDIEYIATQVLAEFIRKLEFDGIKFESSLAKGTFNYVLFCGPNPGFSREYYDLEYFEYRDLELPYFNEWLLLDNVTENQVYQEMFLKLLNEYKEIERLKEFNLEAGSSSKTFAKFSEALGYIKELEEYFEKTYNVKDVDLEMEIEGFIKEYPSKGTGYIISVQQGFHSITITIERNLSFWEDQHSKQLYFKEKEKSFFGDSSPSIIDWDKFPF; from the coding sequence ATGAATTGTTGTTACAAATGTTTTGATGAAATAGAAATTCAAGAGTTTATTAAGAGTATTAGTGAAATAGGTGACTGCGATTTTTGTGGAAACGAAAATATTGATATTTGTAAAGCTGAAGAATTAGGCATGTTTATAAGAAAAGGATTTAGTAGAGCATATGAGCATGTTGAAGGATTTTCAGGAGCAATGTGGGATTCAGAAGAGGGCAAGTACATTGGTGGTATGGGAGAAGAAGCTGGAGAATCTGTTTTTGATATTTTATATTGGACAGAAATGATTTTTTCAGAATTACATGATTCAGATAGTGCAGCTACGTTGTTAGAACACTTAATTGATGAGAGTGGGCCTACTGACAGGGAGAAAATACATGGAGATTATGATCCATTAGTAGATATTTATAGTCCTTCATTTGTAACAATTAATGATTTATACAAAAGTGAGGTAACAGAAGAATTTTATGCATGGAAAAAATTTAAACATACATGTAAATATTATAATAGATATTTTGATTTAGGGAATGAAAATTCTTCTAGAATGAATTTATTAAACAGCTTAAAAAGAATTTTTGAGTTGAAAAGTGAAACTATTGATAAGAACCAAAAATTATTTAGAGCTAGAAAAATAGAACAAACATTAATTGAATCTGAAAATATTAATTGGTATAAAGAATTGGGACCAGCACCTGCTAAATACGCCGCAAATAATAGAATGAGTCCATCAGGAATTTCATACACTTATTTGGCAGATAACGTACAGACAACGATTCAAGAAATAAGAGCGGAAAATGAAGATAAAATAATTTTGGGAGAATTTAGGACTAAACATGAGCTACGTATATTAGATTTATCAAAGAAAGTTATAATACCTAAACTAAGCATTTTTAATGAAGAATATTCTCATAATGATAATTGGCTAGAAGATTTCATATTAGACTTTACTGAAGAAATAAGTATACCCATAAGTAATAAGGAAAAAGATATAGAGTACATTGCAACACAAGTGTTAGCAGAATTCATTAGAAAATTAGAGTTTGATGGAATTAAATTTGAAAGTAGTTTAGCAAAAGGTACTTTTAATTATGTTTTGTTTTGTGGCCCTAACCCAGGATTTTCTCGAGAATATTATGATCTTGAATACTTTGAGTACAGAGATTTAGAGTTACCATACTTTAATGAATGGTTATTACTTGATAATGTTACTGAAAATCAAGTATATCAAGAAATGTTTTTGAAACTTCTTAATGAATATAAAGAAATTGAACGTTTAAAAGAATTTAATTTAGAGGCCGGCTCAAGTAGTAAAACATTCGCAAAATTTTCGGAAGCTTTAGGGTATATAAAAGAATTAGAGGAATATTTTGAAAAAACATATAATGTAAAAGATGTTGATTTGGAAATGGAAATTGAAGGATTTATAAAAGAATATCCTTCAAAAGGAACAGGATATATTATCTCAGTCCAGCAGGGATTTCATTCTATAACCATTACGATTGAAAGGAATTTATCCTTCTGGGAAGATCAACATTCTAAACAGTTGTATTTTAAAGAAAAAGAAAAATCGTTTTTTGGAGATAGTTCTCCATCAATTATAGATTGGGATAAATTCCCTTTTTGA
- a CDS encoding phosphatidylserine/phosphatidylglycerophosphate/cardiolipin synthase family protein, giving the protein MKKIISNIMGELILSYQENGYQEVLDTFTESDYINIATFNINSFINNSYLIHGLREIDVSTPVTLILNVPEGDYYHRRINYILRLLERERFGNLNVYFNFSNHAKLIMTNKIAYIGSQNFSDASRNNYELGVLVRELEQVQKIDSEIFGELKNNSVLYSTSEYNVRMEELSSLLNGSIKGIRQQIFTVYGDGYPVPEQEILDIHQAYFDKNKWRKFEELYSNFEEVINGIIHEYQEVLDQEAIQSYMNELNLSITQFISELEELSSFSIFQEESMMWEKLYENDTGDNVDYNMEKAVNVVREIKEEEFHQLEDLTDILISLFDSIEEQIQNVMDRIYEIREEMISRTLLFNETIIRNRQ; this is encoded by the coding sequence ATGAAAAAAATTATCTCAAATATAATGGGAGAATTAATACTATCCTATCAAGAAAATGGTTATCAAGAGGTGTTAGATACTTTTACAGAGTCTGATTATATAAATATAGCAACATTTAACATAAATTCTTTTATAAATAATAGTTATTTGATTCATGGATTAAGAGAAATTGATGTATCAACGCCTGTAACGTTAATATTAAATGTTCCAGAAGGAGATTATTATCATAGAAGAATAAACTATATTTTAAGGTTACTAGAAAGAGAACGTTTTGGAAATTTGAATGTATATTTTAATTTTTCTAATCACGCTAAACTTATAATGACTAATAAAATTGCTTACATAGGATCTCAAAATTTTTCGGACGCTAGTAGAAATAATTATGAATTAGGCGTTCTTGTTCGTGAATTAGAACAAGTACAAAAAATAGATTCAGAAATTTTTGGGGAGTTAAAAAACAACTCTGTTCTCTATTCTACATCTGAATATAATGTGAGAATGGAAGAATTATCATCGCTTTTAAACGGTTCAATTAAAGGGATAAGGCAACAAATATTCACTGTATATGGTGATGGATATCCTGTCCCTGAACAAGAAATATTAGATATACATCAAGCATACTTTGATAAAAATAAATGGAGAAAATTCGAAGAATTATATTCAAATTTTGAAGAAGTAATTAATGGAATTATACATGAATACCAAGAAGTACTAGATCAAGAAGCGATTCAATCTTATATGAATGAATTAAATCTATCAATTACTCAATTCATTTCGGAACTAGAGGAGTTAAGTAGCTTTTCTATATTTCAGGAAGAATCTATGATGTGGGAAAAGTTATATGAAAATGATACTGGTGACAATGTAGACTATAATATGGAAAAAGCAGTGAATGTGGTTAGAGAAATTAAAGAAGAGGAATTTCATCAGTTAGAGGATTTAACTGATATTTTGATTAGTTTATTTGATAGTATAGAGGAACAAATTCAGAATGTTATGGATAGAATCTATGAAATAAGAGAAGAGATGATTTCGAGAACTTTACTTTTTAATGAAACTATCATTAGGAATAGACAGTGA
- a CDS encoding Shedu anti-phage system protein SduA domain-containing protein, which produces MKLYKGIDYLQVSSEDLLEYEKIRDSELLHPTETGMLKRVRINKFHEYPKSVRHNKHLFPNNYLDIVELKQHDKIRELAVDFEKLLDTNPNEQTILNFINDYENYLIIASLFTYYNFGHHEAYLFKEFALNTQYRTDYLLVGKGSGGYEFVFIELESPSNNPFKNKGTELSQYYQNGINQVKSWERFLEQQFLSLQPKFLEAKKSDLNLRSEFINSDSSRRHYIVVAGRREHYETNPDYSYSIRRYEEKNARIKLLHYDNLIDLTQNLVGKNTF; this is translated from the coding sequence ATGAAGTTATATAAGGGGATTGATTATTTACAGGTGAGCAGCGAAGATTTATTAGAATACGAAAAAATAAGAGATTCAGAATTACTTCATCCTACAGAAACTGGTATGTTAAAGAGGGTAAGAATTAATAAATTTCATGAGTATCCTAAATCAGTTAGACATAACAAACATTTATTTCCTAATAATTATTTAGATATTGTCGAATTGAAACAACATGATAAAATACGTGAATTGGCAGTTGATTTTGAAAAACTATTGGATACTAACCCCAATGAACAAACTATTTTGAATTTTATTAATGATTATGAAAACTATCTAATTATTGCTTCATTATTTACATATTACAATTTTGGGCATCATGAAGCATATTTATTTAAAGAGTTTGCTTTAAATACTCAATATAGAACAGATTACCTTTTAGTAGGTAAAGGATCTGGCGGTTATGAATTTGTATTTATTGAGTTAGAAAGTCCTTCAAATAATCCTTTCAAAAATAAGGGTACTGAATTAAGTCAATATTATCAGAATGGTATTAATCAAGTTAAGAGCTGGGAACGTTTTTTAGAACAACAATTTTTAAGTTTACAGCCCAAATTTCTAGAAGCTAAAAAAAGTGATTTAAATTTACGGAGTGAGTTTATAAATAGTGATAGTAGTCGGAGACATTATATAGTGGTAGCGGGGAGAAGAGAGCATTATGAAACTAATCCAGATTACTCCTATTCTATAAGGAGGTACGAAGAAAAGAATGCTAGAATAAAATTATTACATTATGATAACCTGATTGACTTAACGCAAAATTTGGTTGGTAAAAATACATTTTAA
- a CDS encoding PD-(D/E)XK nuclease family protein, with amino-acid sequence MANVLERLLQLYNRQNKSGKTPLEDFVTEIVIGILQSGQQLLDRFVNEVLLIHGHDFKVESQVPFSLTFDQNCVINLVFEDTSSICFLENKVASKEGKRQLERYVAVLQNQKSEMKKDTYLRYCTKLYDPQKIKECSFYQFRWQRIYEFFDKQEKADLIQAFLELLRGENMAGVKDFSIEDMMTMKGIYSVITKMDEILDLTKGTFTELFGSPYQRDFERLKQIPTFNRY; translated from the coding sequence ATGGCTAATGTACTTGAACGATTATTGCAACTTTATAATCGACAAAATAAATCAGGAAAAACGCCTCTAGAGGACTTTGTAACTGAAATAGTAATAGGCATTCTACAATCTGGCCAGCAGCTGCTCGATCGTTTTGTAAATGAAGTCTTACTAATTCACGGACATGATTTTAAAGTGGAATCACAGGTTCCTTTTTCACTTACTTTTGATCAAAATTGCGTCATTAATCTTGTTTTTGAAGACACTTCATCTATTTGTTTTTTAGAGAACAAGGTAGCAAGTAAAGAAGGAAAACGACAATTAGAGCGTTACGTTGCTGTTTTACAGAATCAAAAATCTGAAATGAAGAAAGACACGTATTTACGGTATTGCACAAAACTATATGATCCCCAAAAAATAAAGGAATGTTCATTTTATCAATTCCGTTGGCAAAGAATATATGAGTTTTTTGATAAACAAGAGAAAGCAGATCTAATTCAAGCATTTCTAGAACTATTAAGAGGTGAAAATATGGCAGGTGTTAAAGATTTTAGCATTGAAGATATGATGACAATGAAAGGAATATATAGCGTCATCACAAAAATGGATGAAATATTAGATTTGACTAAAGGAACATTTACCGAACTTTTTGGTTCACCTTATCAAAGAGATTTCGAGCGTCTTAAACAGATCCCTACATTTAATCGCTATTAA
- a CDS encoding flagella basal body P-ring formation protein FlgA: MKRNWFLRILGVVLILVFIGYVVLYETKLHGYFTSTKIPLAKGDIEAHQVITANDVYMKAYPNDLLTDEVVTKAQNVVGTRATTFISKNATISKAQVEPKRLRKEGKEHFFSIPSSWLADLPGSLRRLDNVDIWVIKPKSNNAYQTGTEFPSTKPLISNAYVAFIKNAQNLEVMGLTKANDRLNAQSSPAKIELSLTNEQYAKMKKAVENGYLLSLSY; encoded by the coding sequence ATGAAAAGAAATTGGTTTTTACGAATTTTAGGTGTTGTCTTAATTCTAGTGTTCATAGGATATGTCGTTTTATATGAAACGAAGCTACACGGTTACTTTACTTCCACCAAGATCCCGCTGGCAAAAGGGGATATAGAAGCGCATCAAGTGATTACGGCCAATGACGTGTACATGAAGGCGTATCCGAATGACTTGCTAACGGACGAAGTGGTGACTAAAGCACAAAATGTTGTGGGGACAAGAGCGACGACCTTTATCTCCAAAAATGCCACTATTTCAAAAGCACAAGTGGAACCGAAACGTTTACGAAAAGAGGGGAAAGAACATTTCTTCTCCATCCCGTCTAGCTGGTTAGCAGACTTACCAGGATCGCTTCGTCGCCTTGATAATGTGGACATTTGGGTGATTAAACCGAAAAGCAACAATGCTTATCAAACAGGGACAGAGTTCCCAAGTACCAAACCGTTAATTTCAAATGCGTATGTCGCATTCATCAAAAATGCACAGAACTTAGAAGTAATGGGGTTAACAAAAGCGAACGATCGCTTAAATGCGCAGAGCTCACCCGCGAAGATCGAACTTAGTTTAACAAACGAACAATATGCCAAGATGAAAAAAGCCGTGGAAAATGGCTACTTGCTGTCACTCAGTTACTAA